The Thermococcus sp. genome has a segment encoding these proteins:
- a CDS encoding HEPN domain-containing protein: MDFEERVRRSYLRRIEPQPELGRLILAKARSFLESARKNLDMGIHNGALVMAYLTFFHAARTLLFRDGWREKSHAYISAYLREFYVKPGIMEVKWVRYLDYVRDLGYQGQYDVGFSPEPEDVETIIPKAEAFIEVVENILGGETDG, encoded by the coding sequence ATGGACTTTGAAGAGCGCGTTAGAAGGAGCTATCTTAGAAGAATTGAACCACAACCTGAACTTGGAAGGCTCATCCTTGCCAAGGCTCGCTCCTTCTTGGAATCTGCAAGAAAGAACCTGGACATGGGCATTCACAACGGTGCCCTTGTAATGGCTTACCTTACCTTCTTCCACGCCGCGAGGACACTTCTATTCAGAGATGGGTGGAGGGAGAAAAGTCACGCCTACATCTCGGCCTATCTTAGGGAGTTCTACGTAAAGCCCGGGATCATGGAGGTTAAATGGGTGAGATACCTCGATTACGTGAGGGACCTGGGGTATCAGGGCCAGTACGACGTTGGCTTCTCCCCGGAGCCTGAGGATGTTGAGACCATTATCCCGAAGGCAGAGGCATTTATCGAGGTTGTTGAAAACATCCTTGGAGGTGAAACCGATGGTTAA
- a CDS encoding nicotinamide-nucleotide adenylyltransferase, whose amino-acid sequence MVKRGLFVGRFQPVHNGHIKALEFVFSQVDEVIIGIGSAQASHTLKNPFTTSERMEMLIRALDEAGVNKRYYLIPLPDINFNAIWATYVVSMVPRFDVVFTGNSLVAQLFREKGYEVIVQPMFRKDILSATEIRRRMVEGEPWEELVPKSVAEFIKEIHGVERIQMLATNLEKNEKE is encoded by the coding sequence ATGGTTAAACGCGGTCTCTTCGTTGGAAGGTTCCAGCCTGTGCACAACGGCCACATTAAGGCCCTCGAGTTCGTTTTTTCGCAGGTTGACGAGGTGATAATCGGCATTGGGAGCGCACAGGCCAGCCACACGCTGAAAAACCCATTCACGACGAGCGAGAGGATGGAGATGCTGATAAGGGCTTTGGATGAGGCTGGTGTAAACAAGCGCTACTACCTCATCCCGCTCCCGGACATCAACTTCAACGCCATATGGGCGACCTACGTTGTCAGTATGGTTCCCAGGTTTGACGTCGTCTTCACCGGCAACTCTTTGGTAGCACAGCTATTCCGCGAGAAGGGCTACGAAGTTATCGTCCAGCCCATGTTCAGGAAGGACATCCTCTCGGCGACCGAGATACGGCGGCGCATGGTTGAGGGCGAGCCTTGGGAGGAGCTGGTTCCCAAAAGCGTTGCCGAGTTCATAAAGGAAATCCACGGCGTCGAAAGGATTCAGATGCTCGCCACCAATCTTGAGAAGAACGAGAAGGAG